In a single window of the Thermus amyloliquefaciens genome:
- a CDS encoding ATP cone domain-containing protein yields MAEVFVRLRRGRWPLSKGLLVEALLPLGVPLEAAQAVAHTVEERLKAEGASAVAPGVLRKVFLEEVARALGEEAAGRLARQTLPFEEILVLEGKRRRPFSKGLLARSLEDAGFSLKEAHELAKAVEGHLRQEGVKQISARRLEEVVAQVVGRALGKGAKRRYLQRQAFAGELFVEEESGEPRMPFSKGILAQSLMGIGFSPEGAYRLAREMEKALRQEGRRVIRRNELRERVYQALLKEAGEEVARRYLLLRSLRRSARPVHILIGGVTGVGKSVLASALAYRLGITHIVPSDAVREVFRASLSRDLLPTLHLSTFEAWKALLPDLGGEESHEERVMRGFLDQVARVAVGLRAIQERSALEGTSIVLEGVHVVPRYLDHPYRDRVLTVPMLVALQDEKLHRDRFLLRDQETAHARPGEKYLTHFSEIRLIQEHLLRWAQEEGVPVIPGEDLDEAVEKALEVLVAYLEAHGSREVARA; encoded by the coding sequence GTGGCTGAGGTTTTCGTTCGCCTACGCAGAGGAAGGTGGCCCCTTTCCAAGGGCCTCTTGGTGGAGGCCCTCCTGCCCTTGGGGGTGCCCCTGGAGGCCGCCCAGGCCGTGGCCCATACCGTGGAGGAGCGTTTGAAGGCGGAGGGGGCTTCGGCCGTGGCCCCGGGGGTCCTGCGCAAGGTCTTCCTGGAGGAGGTAGCCCGGGCCCTGGGGGAGGAGGCGGCGGGGAGGCTTGCCAGGCAGACCCTTCCCTTTGAGGAGATCCTGGTCCTGGAGGGGAAAAGGCGCCGCCCCTTCTCCAAGGGCCTCTTGGCGAGAAGCCTCGAGGACGCGGGCTTTTCCCTCAAGGAGGCCCACGAGCTGGCCAAGGCGGTGGAGGGGCATCTCAGGCAGGAGGGCGTCAAGCAGATTTCCGCCCGACGCCTGGAGGAGGTGGTGGCCCAGGTGGTGGGCCGGGCCCTGGGGAAGGGGGCCAAAAGGCGCTACCTCCAGCGCCAGGCCTTTGCCGGGGAGCTTTTCGTGGAGGAAGAAAGCGGTGAGCCCCGCATGCCCTTTTCCAAGGGCATCCTGGCCCAGTCCCTGATGGGCATCGGCTTTTCCCCCGAAGGGGCGTACCGGCTGGCCCGGGAGATGGAAAAGGCCCTGCGCCAGGAGGGGCGCAGGGTGATCCGGCGGAATGAGCTTCGGGAAAGGGTGTACCAGGCGCTTCTCAAGGAGGCGGGGGAGGAGGTGGCCAGGCGGTACCTCCTCCTTCGGAGCCTGAGGCGAAGCGCCCGCCCGGTGCACATCCTCATCGGTGGGGTGACCGGGGTGGGGAAGAGTGTCCTGGCCTCGGCCTTGGCCTACCGCCTGGGCATCACCCACATCGTTCCCTCGGACGCCGTGCGGGAGGTGTTCCGGGCCTCCCTTTCCCGGGACCTTCTTCCCACCCTCCACCTCTCCACCTTTGAGGCCTGGAAGGCCCTTTTGCCAGACCTGGGCGGGGAGGAAAGCCACGAGGAGCGGGTGATGCGGGGCTTCCTGGACCAGGTGGCCCGGGTGGCGGTGGGCCTTAGGGCCATCCAGGAACGGAGCGCCCTCGAGGGGACCTCCATCGTGCTGGAGGGGGTTCATGTGGTTCCCCGCTACCTGGACCACCCTTACCGGGACAGGGTGCTCACGGTTCCCATGCTGGTGGCGCTTCAGGACGAGAAGCTCCACCGGGACCGGTTCCTCCTTAGGGACCAGGAAACGGCCCATGCCCGGCCTGGGGAGAAGTACCTCACCCATTTCTCCGAGATCCGCCTTATCCAGGAACACCTCCTCCGTTGGGCCCAGGAGGAGGGGGTTCCCGTGATCCCGGGCGAGGACCTGGATGAGGCGGTGGAGAAGGCCTTGGAGGTCCTGGTGGCCTACCTGGAGGCCCATGGCTCCCGGGAGGTGGCCCGTGCTTGA
- the thrC gene encoding threonine synthase encodes MRLPLLERYRAHLPVSLNTPVISLLEGSTPLLPLKGPEEARRRGIRLYAKLEGLNPTGSFKDRGMTLAVSKAVEEGAKAVAAASTGNTAASAAAYAARAGIRALVILPAGYVALGKVAQSLVHGARVIQIEGNFDQALALTKALTEAYPVALVNSLNPYRLEGQKTLAFEVVEELGDAPHYHALPVGNAGNITAHWMGYREYHALGKASRLPRMLGFQAAGAAPLVLGRPVEKPETLATAIRIGNPASWQGAIRAKEESGGTIEAVTDEEILAAYRYLAEEEGVFCEPASAAAMAGVWKLLREDRLDPGSTVVLTLTGHGLKDPATAEKVAGLLPPVPATLEAVAQAAGLV; translated from the coding sequence ATGAGACTTCCCCTCTTGGAACGCTACCGGGCCCATCTTCCCGTGTCCCTGAACACGCCCGTGATCTCCCTGCTGGAAGGCTCCACCCCCCTGCTCCCCCTAAAGGGCCCTGAGGAGGCCCGAAGGCGGGGCATACGCCTCTACGCCAAGTTGGAAGGCCTAAACCCCACGGGCAGCTTCAAGGACCGGGGCATGACCCTGGCGGTGTCCAAGGCGGTGGAGGAGGGGGCCAAGGCGGTAGCGGCCGCCAGCACCGGCAACACCGCCGCCAGCGCCGCCGCCTACGCCGCCCGGGCGGGGATCCGGGCCCTGGTGATCCTGCCCGCGGGGTACGTGGCCCTGGGGAAGGTGGCCCAAAGCCTGGTGCACGGAGCCCGGGTCATCCAGATCGAGGGCAACTTTGACCAGGCCCTGGCCCTCACCAAGGCCCTCACCGAGGCCTACCCGGTGGCCCTGGTGAACTCCTTGAACCCCTACCGCCTGGAAGGCCAGAAGACCCTGGCCTTTGAGGTGGTGGAGGAGCTGGGGGATGCCCCCCACTACCACGCCCTCCCCGTGGGCAACGCCGGCAACATCACCGCCCACTGGATGGGGTACAGGGAGTACCACGCCCTGGGCAAGGCGAGCCGCCTCCCCCGGATGCTGGGCTTCCAGGCGGCGGGCGCCGCCCCCTTGGTCCTGGGCCGGCCCGTGGAGAAGCCGGAAACCCTGGCCACCGCCATTCGCATCGGCAACCCCGCCAGCTGGCAGGGGGCCATCCGGGCCAAGGAGGAGTCCGGTGGAACGATAGAGGCGGTGACGGACGAGGAGATTCTCGCCGCCTACCGCTACCTGGCCGAGGAGGAGGGCGTCTTCTGCGAACCCGCCTCCGCCGCCGCCATGGCCGGGGTGTGGAAGCTCTTGCGGGAGGACCGGCTGGATCCGGGAAGCACCGTGGTCCTCACCCTCACGGGCCACGGCCTCAAGGACCCGGCCACCGCGGAGAAGGTGGCGGGGCTCCTGCCCCCGGTGCCGGCGACCCTCGAGGCGGTGGCCCAGGCCGCGGGGCTGGTGTGA
- the ttuA gene encoding tRNA-5-methyluridine(54) 2-sulfurtransferase, whose protein sequence is MVCKVCGQKAQVELRGRGFALCKEHYLEWFVKETERAIRRHRMLQPGERVLVAVSGGKDSLALWDVLWRLGYQAVGLHLQLGIGGYSERSLEVTQRFAQDRGLQLWVVDLRQAYGFGVPELAQLSGRVACSACGLSKRYIINQVAVEGGFRVVATGHNLDDEAAVLFGNLLNPQEDALVRQGPVLPEKPGLAARVKPFYRFSEREVLSYTLLRGIRYLHEECPNALGAKSLLYKEALNRVEQELPGAKLRFLEGFLERIQPKLQAGEEVALRACERCGYPTTGAVCSFCRMWDAVYRRAKKRRLLPEEAQFAPQAPLASKG, encoded by the coding sequence ATGGTGTGTAAGGTCTGCGGCCAAAAGGCCCAGGTGGAGCTCCGGGGCCGGGGCTTTGCCCTGTGCAAGGAGCACTACCTGGAGTGGTTCGTCAAGGAAACCGAGCGGGCCATCCGCCGCCACAGGATGCTCCAACCCGGCGAGCGGGTGTTGGTGGCGGTTTCCGGGGGGAAGGATTCCCTGGCCCTTTGGGATGTGCTTTGGCGGCTGGGCTACCAGGCGGTGGGGCTTCACCTGCAACTGGGGATCGGGGGCTACTCGGAGCGGAGCCTGGAGGTCACGCAACGCTTCGCCCAGGACCGGGGCCTCCAGCTTTGGGTGGTGGACCTCCGCCAGGCCTATGGCTTTGGGGTTCCGGAGCTGGCCCAGCTTTCGGGGCGGGTGGCCTGTTCCGCCTGCGGCCTTTCCAAGCGGTACATCATCAACCAGGTGGCGGTGGAGGGGGGCTTTAGGGTGGTGGCCACCGGCCATAACCTGGACGACGAGGCGGCGGTCCTCTTCGGCAACCTCCTGAACCCCCAGGAGGACGCCCTGGTCCGCCAGGGGCCGGTGCTTCCCGAGAAGCCGGGCCTGGCTGCCCGGGTCAAGCCCTTTTACCGCTTTAGCGAGCGGGAGGTGCTCTCCTACACCCTCCTGAGGGGGATCCGCTACCTTCACGAGGAGTGCCCCAACGCCCTGGGGGCCAAGAGCCTCCTCTACAAGGAGGCCCTAAACCGGGTGGAGCAGGAGCTGCCCGGGGCGAAGCTGCGGTTCCTCGAGGGCTTTCTGGAAAGAATACAGCCCAAACTCCAGGCGGGCGAAGAAGTGGCCCTAAGGGCCTGCGAGCGGTGCGGCTACCCCACCACGGGGGCGGTGTGTTCCTTTTGCCGCATGTGGGATGCGGTCTACCGCCGGGCCAAGAAAAGACGCCTACTTCCCGAGGAGGCCCAGTTTGCACCCCAGGCGCCGCTGGCCTCCAAGGGATGA
- a CDS encoding alpha-amylase family glycosyl hydrolase: MWWKETVIYQIYPRSFQDTNGDGIGDLEGIRRRLPYLKGLGVGALWLSPFYKSPMKDFGYDVADYCEVDPIFGTLEDFDRLLKEAHALGLKVLIDLVPNHTSDQHPWFKESRSSRDNPKRNWYIWKDPAPDGGPPNNWQSFFGGPAWTLDEGTGQYYLHLFLPEQPDLNWQNPEVREAIHEAMRFWLRRGVDGFRVDVLWLLAKDPLFRDEPGSPSWRPGLPDRLRHEHPYTEDQPETYAYVRELRYVLDEFSQPGRERVMVGEIYLPFHRLVRYYRAGCHLPFNFSLITEGLPHWQPETIARIVEAYESLLTPWDWPNWVLGNHDQPRLASRLGEAQARVAAMLLFTLRGTPTWYYGDELALPNGEIPPERVQDPAALRQKDRAPADYHSLGRDPERTPMPWDTSPYAGFSTVEPWLPLNPDWPVRNVAAQEKDPKSMLHLVKRLIRLRQDPGLLHGPYRTLRAGGGIYAYLRGEGFLVALNFTEREKALELPQKGQILLSTHLDREEAVEGILRLRPDEGVVVRLSGVRVEGV; the protein is encoded by the coding sequence ATGTGGTGGAAGGAAACCGTGATCTACCAGATCTATCCGCGAAGCTTCCAAGACACCAACGGGGACGGCATCGGCGACCTGGAGGGGATCCGCCGGAGGCTTCCCTACCTGAAGGGCCTGGGGGTGGGGGCCCTCTGGCTCTCCCCCTTTTACAAGAGCCCCATGAAGGACTTTGGTTACGACGTGGCCGACTACTGCGAGGTGGACCCCATCTTCGGCACCCTGGAGGACTTTGACCGCCTCCTAAAGGAGGCCCATGCCCTAGGGCTCAAGGTCCTCATCGACCTGGTGCCCAACCACACCTCGGACCAGCACCCCTGGTTCAAGGAGTCCCGCAGCTCCCGGGATAACCCCAAGCGGAACTGGTACATCTGGAAAGACCCGGCCCCGGATGGCGGCCCCCCCAACAACTGGCAGAGCTTTTTCGGAGGCCCCGCCTGGACCCTGGACGAAGGGACGGGGCAGTACTACCTCCACCTCTTCCTGCCCGAGCAACCCGACCTCAACTGGCAAAACCCCGAGGTGCGGGAGGCCATCCACGAGGCCATGCGCTTCTGGCTAAGGCGGGGGGTGGATGGTTTTCGGGTGGACGTGCTCTGGCTTTTGGCCAAGGACCCCCTCTTCCGGGACGAGCCGGGTAGCCCCTCCTGGCGGCCCGGGCTTCCCGACCGCCTGCGCCACGAACACCCCTATACCGAGGACCAGCCGGAAACCTACGCCTACGTGCGGGAGTTGCGGTATGTCCTGGACGAGTTCAGCCAGCCCGGACGGGAACGGGTCATGGTGGGGGAGATCTACCTTCCCTTCCACCGCCTGGTGCGCTACTACCGGGCGGGGTGCCACCTTCCCTTCAACTTCAGCCTGATCACCGAAGGCCTGCCCCACTGGCAGCCCGAGACCATCGCCCGCATCGTGGAGGCGTACGAAAGCCTCCTCACCCCCTGGGACTGGCCCAACTGGGTCTTGGGCAACCACGACCAGCCCCGGTTGGCCTCGAGGCTCGGGGAGGCCCAGGCCCGGGTGGCCGCCATGCTCCTCTTCACCCTGCGGGGCACCCCCACCTGGTATTACGGGGATGAGCTGGCCCTGCCCAACGGGGAGATCCCCCCGGAAAGGGTCCAAGACCCCGCAGCCCTAAGGCAGAAGGACCGCGCCCCTGCGGACTACCACAGCCTGGGCCGCGACCCGGAGCGCACCCCCATGCCCTGGGATACCTCCCCGTACGCCGGTTTCTCCACGGTGGAGCCCTGGCTCCCCCTAAATCCCGACTGGCCGGTGCGAAACGTGGCCGCCCAGGAGAAGGATCCGAAATCCATGCTCCATCTGGTGAAACGCCTCATCCGCCTTCGCCAAGACCCCGGGCTCCTCCATGGCCCCTACCGCACCCTTCGGGCAGGGGGCGGGATCTACGCCTACTTGCGGGGCGAAGGCTTCCTGGTGGCCCTGAACTTCACGGAGCGGGAAAAAGCCCTGGAGCTCCCGCAAAAGGGCCAGATCCTCCTCTCCACCCACCTGGACCGGGAGGAGGCGGTGGAAGGCATCCTGCGCCTGCGGCCAGACGAGGGAGTAGTGGTACGGCTAAGCGGGGTCCGGGTGGAAGGGGTGTGA
- a CDS encoding metallophosphoesterase family protein, giving the protein MRLGVLSDIHANLPALEAALEALRQEGVDEVLVLGDLVGYGPHPKQVIGRLMKEGLPAIAGAWDLRIAYPLPASLPEGVGKATLEWTRAQLSEKELAYLRSLRLSHRKTYGEKRLVAFHGAPGNPEKHLDLLGPAKELLPHLERYNAATLLLGGRHLPLARRVGTGLLADPGSVGLSLSGEPGADAMVLDTETLEVRFLKVPYDLGPLIFDLRAWGLPPVLERVYRTGRFLKED; this is encoded by the coding sequence ATGCGCCTAGGGGTCCTTTCCGACATCCACGCCAACCTACCGGCCCTGGAGGCGGCCCTCGAGGCCCTGAGACAAGAGGGGGTGGACGAGGTGCTGGTCCTGGGGGACCTGGTGGGCTACGGCCCCCACCCCAAGCAGGTCATCGGACGCCTGATGAAGGAAGGGCTTCCCGCCATCGCCGGGGCCTGGGACCTGCGGATCGCCTACCCCTTGCCGGCCAGCCTGCCCGAAGGGGTGGGCAAGGCCACCTTGGAATGGACCCGGGCCCAGCTCTCGGAAAAAGAACTGGCTTATCTCCGCTCCTTGCGCCTTTCCCATCGCAAAACCTACGGGGAAAAGCGCCTCGTGGCCTTCCACGGCGCTCCGGGAAACCCCGAGAAGCACCTGGACCTCCTGGGCCCCGCCAAGGAACTCCTGCCCCATCTGGAGCGTTACAATGCCGCCACCCTCCTCTTAGGAGGCCGGCACCTCCCCCTTGCCCGGCGGGTGGGAACGGGCCTTTTGGCGGACCCGGGGAGCGTGGGCCTCAGCCTCAGCGGGGAGCCCGGGGCCGACGCCATGGTCCTGGACACGGAAACCCTAGAGGTCCGCTTCCTAAAGGTGCCCTACGACCTAGGCCCCCTGATCTTTGACCTCAGGGCCTGGGGCCTCCCCCCGGTCCTGGAAAGGGTCTACCGCACGGGGCGCTTCCTCAAGGAGGACTAG
- the lnt gene encoding apolipoprotein N-acyltransferase, producing MRSFLLGLLLALTLPPFPLGFFAPLVLAFLLRGGFRTGFLMGLGFWGLHLIWLPQSFTQLFGPLGALPFLPLVLFKALSFGLLFALTPTPLARVGGWVVLEWLTEQGDLAFPWGFLGYSLVEAPGRVLAAWGGVYLLSLLVLLLAWGLRERRYGLLLPWAVLWLVPLPPATGEGKALLVQGNINPLSKVQGELDEEVYLRLSREGLQRHPEARLVVWPETAVWGIPGGLDHLLAGRFLLTGLNLYGPNRAALYQDGRVLGHYDKVRLVPFGERFPFREVLGGVYGYFFRAFGLGELSDRTPGDRLAPIGPYGVMICYESVFPSVARTLAREGARVLVLLTNDAWFGPSFGGRQHFALGRLRAVETGRWLLRVGNDGITASIDPYGRVAAQIPPHQEGYLLAPYGLREGSTFYVRYGDWAVGVALTLFLLGLILRVRAPGWRNR from the coding sequence GTGCGGTCCTTCCTCCTGGGCCTCCTCCTCGCCCTCACCCTGCCCCCTTTCCCTTTGGGCTTTTTCGCCCCGTTGGTCCTGGCCTTTCTCCTTCGCGGGGGCTTTCGCACGGGCTTCCTCATGGGCCTGGGGTTTTGGGGCCTCCACCTCATCTGGCTTCCCCAGAGCTTTACCCAGCTCTTCGGCCCCTTGGGGGCTCTGCCCTTTCTTCCCCTGGTGCTCTTTAAGGCCCTTTCCTTTGGTCTCCTCTTCGCCCTTACCCCCACGCCCCTGGCCCGGGTGGGGGGATGGGTGGTGCTGGAGTGGCTCACGGAGCAAGGGGACCTGGCCTTCCCCTGGGGGTTCTTGGGCTACAGCCTGGTGGAGGCCCCAGGGCGGGTGCTGGCCGCTTGGGGTGGGGTCTACCTCCTCTCCCTTTTGGTCCTCCTTTTGGCCTGGGGCCTTCGGGAACGCCGCTATGGGCTTCTTCTTCCCTGGGCAGTCCTGTGGTTGGTGCCCCTACCCCCGGCCACGGGGGAGGGGAAGGCCCTGCTGGTCCAGGGCAACATCAACCCCTTGTCCAAGGTCCAGGGGGAGCTGGACGAGGAGGTCTACCTCCGCCTCTCGCGGGAGGGCTTGCAAAGGCATCCCGAGGCCCGGCTGGTGGTCTGGCCAGAGACGGCGGTCTGGGGGATCCCAGGGGGCCTGGACCACCTCCTGGCGGGCCGTTTCCTCCTCACGGGCCTAAACCTCTATGGCCCCAACCGGGCGGCCCTTTACCAGGATGGCAGGGTCCTGGGTCATTACGACAAGGTGCGCCTGGTGCCCTTTGGGGAGCGTTTTCCCTTTCGGGAGGTCCTGGGGGGGGTGTACGGCTATTTCTTTCGCGCCTTTGGCCTGGGGGAGCTTTCGGACCGGACGCCAGGGGACCGGTTGGCCCCCATCGGCCCCTACGGGGTCATGATCTGCTATGAGTCCGTGTTTCCTTCCGTGGCCCGCACCCTGGCCCGGGAGGGGGCTAGGGTGCTGGTTCTCCTCACCAACGATGCCTGGTTTGGGCCTTCCTTTGGGGGCAGACAGCACTTTGCCTTAGGGCGCTTGCGGGCGGTGGAAACGGGGCGCTGGCTCCTGAGGGTGGGAAACGACGGCATCACCGCCAGCATAGACCCCTACGGCCGGGTGGCGGCCCAGATCCCCCCGCACCAGGAGGGGTACTTGCTGGCGCCTTATGGCTTGAGGGAAGGAAGCACCTTCTATGTCCGCTACGGGGACTGGGCGGTGGGGGTGGCGTTGACGCTTTTCCTCTTGGGCCTTATCCTTAGGGTGCGCGCGCCGGGGTGGCGGAACCGGTAG
- the queG gene encoding tRNA epoxyqueuosine(34) reductase QueG — protein MEARPLLEEALRERGLPYAWAPLAMPEEAEGRFRRFLAEGRHGGMAYLEREVEARFHPERRFPWARSALVVFAPYAYPDPGVPPGGVRVGRVARYAWVRDYHLLLGEEMKALEALARSLGVEAKGYVDHGPLPERTLAALTGVGWIGKSGMFLSPAFGVHALIGVLLTSLEVEVFPGHPNRCGRCTRCLAACPTGALLGDGTLDARVCVGYLTVEHKGFIPPEVWPGIGEWLLGCDLCQEVCPWDRFGRVWPGFRPEPELAHPNLEEFFRLSGRGFQRKFGDTAFARPGRARMARNALIVLSNLGLGEDLMGLAAKDPHPLVRRTALHALHRAGFGVEGFLRDPEEGIRAEALVLLEEAPRAVDPFQDRGEAPGPEVKDQGA, from the coding sequence GTGGAGGCCCGCCCGCTTCTAGAGGAAGCCCTTCGGGAGCGGGGGCTTCCTTACGCCTGGGCGCCCCTCGCCATGCCGGAGGAGGCGGAGGGCCGCTTCCGGCGCTTTTTGGCCGAGGGAAGGCACGGGGGGATGGCCTACCTGGAAAGGGAGGTGGAGGCCCGTTTCCACCCGGAGCGCCGCTTTCCCTGGGCGCGAAGCGCCCTGGTGGTCTTCGCCCCCTATGCCTACCCTGACCCCGGGGTGCCCCCTGGGGGAGTCCGGGTGGGCCGGGTGGCCCGGTACGCCTGGGTGCGGGACTACCACCTGCTCCTGGGGGAGGAGATGAAGGCCCTGGAGGCCCTGGCGAGAAGCCTGGGGGTGGAGGCCAAGGGTTACGTGGACCACGGGCCTCTTCCCGAGCGCACCCTGGCGGCCCTGACTGGGGTGGGCTGGATTGGGAAAAGCGGGATGTTCCTCTCCCCGGCCTTCGGCGTGCACGCCCTTATTGGCGTCCTCCTCACCTCCTTGGAGGTGGAGGTTTTCCCTGGGCACCCCAACCGCTGTGGGCGGTGCACCCGTTGCCTGGCCGCCTGTCCCACGGGGGCCCTGCTGGGGGACGGCACCTTGGATGCCCGGGTGTGCGTGGGCTACCTCACCGTGGAGCACAAGGGGTTCATCCCGCCCGAGGTTTGGCCGGGGATAGGGGAGTGGCTTTTGGGGTGCGACCTCTGCCAGGAGGTCTGCCCCTGGGACCGGTTTGGCCGGGTGTGGCCAGGTTTTCGGCCGGAGCCCGAGCTGGCCCATCCCAACCTGGAGGAGTTCTTCCGCCTCTCGGGAAGGGGCTTTCAGCGGAAGTTCGGGGATACCGCCTTCGCCCGCCCAGGAAGGGCCCGCATGGCCCGGAACGCCCTCATCGTCCTGAGCAACCTGGGTTTGGGGGAGGACCTCATGGGGCTGGCGGCGAAGGACCCCCACCCCCTGGTGCGCCGCACCGCCCTCCATGCCCTTCACCGGGCTGGCTTTGGGGTGGAGGGGTTTCTAAGGGACCCCGAGGAAGGGATCCGGGCCGAGGCCCTAGTCCTCCTTGAGGAAGCGCCCCGTGCGGTAGACCCTTTCCAGGACCGGGGGGAGGCCCCAGGCCCTGAGGTCAAAGATCAGGGGGCCTAG
- a CDS encoding homoserine dehydrogenase yields the protein MEELKIALLGGGTVGSAFYALVQERLEDFQALGFSPRFLGVLVRDKGKPRPIPPELLCTHMDLLQADVVVEAMGGVEAPLGWVRPALEAGIPLITANKALLAEAWEALRPFAEEGLIYHEASVMAGTPALSFLETLRGSRLLELHGILNGTTLYILQEMEKGRTYREALLEAQRLGYAEADPTLDVEGIDAAHKLTLLARLLVDPAFPFPRVEAQGITRLTPNLLQEAQAQGKRVRLVASLFGEGGRWRAVVAPRLLPQDHPLAQAQGNILWVRARPLGEAFVTGPGAGGGATASGLLADLFRFLSGSLGHLPAPAPIPPLAEGTPFPGVE from the coding sequence ATGGAAGAGCTGAAGATCGCCCTCCTGGGCGGAGGCACCGTGGGAAGCGCCTTCTACGCCCTGGTCCAGGAGCGCCTCGAGGACTTCCAGGCCCTGGGCTTCTCCCCCCGGTTCCTGGGGGTCTTGGTGCGGGACAAGGGCAAGCCCAGGCCCATCCCCCCCGAGCTCCTTTGCACCCACATGGACCTCCTGCAGGCGGACGTGGTGGTGGAGGCCATGGGCGGGGTGGAGGCTCCCCTGGGCTGGGTGCGCCCCGCCCTGGAGGCAGGCATCCCCCTCATCACCGCCAACAAGGCCCTTTTGGCGGAGGCGTGGGAGGCCTTGCGCCCCTTCGCCGAGGAGGGGCTCATCTACCACGAGGCCAGCGTGATGGCCGGCACCCCGGCCCTCTCCTTCCTGGAAACCCTTAGGGGAAGCCGGCTTTTGGAGCTCCACGGGATCCTGAACGGCACCACCCTTTACATCCTTCAGGAGATGGAAAAGGGGCGGACCTACCGCGAGGCCCTCCTCGAGGCCCAGCGCCTGGGCTACGCCGAGGCGGATCCCACCTTGGACGTGGAGGGCATAGACGCCGCCCACAAGCTCACCCTCCTGGCCAGGCTCCTGGTGGACCCCGCCTTCCCCTTCCCCAGGGTGGAGGCCCAGGGCATCACCCGCCTCACCCCCAACCTCCTCCAGGAGGCCCAGGCCCAAGGGAAGAGGGTGCGCCTGGTGGCCAGCCTCTTTGGGGAAGGAGGGCGGTGGCGGGCTGTGGTGGCTCCCCGGCTTCTGCCCCAGGACCACCCCTTGGCCCAAGCCCAGGGCAACATCCTATGGGTGCGGGCAAGGCCCCTGGGCGAGGCCTTCGTGACCGGGCCGGGGGCGGGGGGCGGGGCCACAGCCAGCGGCCTATTGGCGGACCTCTTCCGTTTCCTCTCCGGAAGCCTGGGCCACCTGCCGGCCCCGGCCCCCATCCCGCCCTTGGCCGAGGGAACCCCCTTTCCCGGGGTAGAATGA
- the ttuB gene encoding sulfur carrier protein TtuB: protein MKVVLRLPERQEVEVKGDRPLKEVLLELGLNPETVVVIRGEELLTLDERVGEGDTLEVLSAISGGHGV from the coding sequence ATGAAGGTGGTGTTGCGCCTGCCCGAGCGCCAGGAGGTGGAGGTGAAGGGGGATAGGCCCCTGAAGGAGGTTCTCCTGGAGCTCGGCCTGAATCCCGAAACGGTGGTGGTGATCCGCGGGGAGGAGCTTCTCACCCTGGACGAGAGGGTGGGGGAGGGGGATACCCTCGAGGTCCTGTCCGCCATTTCTGGGGGCCATGGTGTGTAA
- a CDS encoding acetoin utilization protein AcuC has product MVIYRDEYRLYDFGPHHPFSPVRLEMLVSLLKALGVWREPLAPGEATREDVLSVHSERLVKRVEAASRGERVPDLEHYGLATGDTPVFPGMDRAARILVGGTLEGARRILAGERRVLQLGGGLHHAQYDRASGFCVYNDLSVAIRHLTRAGLRVAYLDIDVHHGDGVQWIHYEEKEVLTLSLHESGRYLFPGTGHVHEIGRGEGLGRKLNLPLEPFTEDESYLEVFEALVPWALGAFRPDVLVVQAGADAHHQDPLADLLLTTRAYERIFRLILEYADAYTGGRVLITLGGGYSLDAAVRVWALLYHTVHGLPLPGALPEGWLRAWEARLGKPLTPTLHDPEAPYPEIPRRREIEKRNRLTLERLMELLRTHLIH; this is encoded by the coding sequence ATGGTGATCTACCGGGACGAGTACCGCCTCTACGACTTCGGGCCCCACCACCCCTTCAGCCCCGTACGCCTGGAGATGCTGGTCTCGCTTCTTAAGGCCCTAGGGGTGTGGCGGGAGCCCTTAGCCCCAGGCGAGGCCACCCGGGAGGACGTGCTTTCCGTGCATTCCGAGCGTTTGGTGAAGCGGGTGGAGGCGGCGAGCCGGGGGGAGCGGGTGCCGGATCTGGAGCACTACGGCCTCGCCACGGGGGACACCCCGGTCTTCCCGGGCATGGACCGGGCGGCCAGGATCCTGGTGGGGGGCACCCTGGAGGGGGCGCGGCGGATCCTGGCCGGGGAGAGGCGGGTCCTGCAACTGGGCGGGGGGCTACACCACGCCCAGTACGACCGCGCTTCGGGTTTTTGCGTGTACAACGACCTCTCCGTGGCCATCCGCCATCTGACCCGGGCGGGCTTGCGGGTGGCGTACCTGGACATTGACGTCCACCATGGGGACGGGGTGCAGTGGATCCACTACGAGGAGAAGGAGGTCCTGACCCTGAGCCTCCACGAGTCGGGGCGCTACCTCTTCCCGGGGACGGGCCACGTGCACGAGATCGGGCGGGGAGAGGGGTTGGGGAGGAAGCTGAACCTTCCCCTGGAGCCCTTCACCGAGGACGAAAGCTACCTGGAGGTCTTTGAGGCCCTGGTGCCCTGGGCCCTAGGGGCCTTCCGCCCAGACGTGCTGGTGGTGCAGGCGGGGGCCGACGCCCACCACCAGGACCCCTTGGCGGACCTTCTCCTCACCACCCGGGCTTATGAGAGGATCTTCCGCCTGATCCTGGAGTATGCGGATGCCTACACGGGGGGCCGGGTGCTCATCACCCTGGGGGGTGGGTACAGCTTGGACGCCGCCGTGCGGGTCTGGGCGCTCCTCTACCACACCGTTCATGGCCTGCCCCTTCCCGGGGCGCTGCCAGAGGGGTGGCTTCGGGCATGGGAGGCCAGGTTGGGGAAGCCCCTTACCCCCACCTTGCACGATCCCGAGGCCCCTTACCCGGAGATCCCCCGGAGGCGGGAGATTGAGAAGCGAAACCGCCTCACCCTGGAAAGGCTCATGGAGCTTTTGCGGACCCACCTGATACACTAG